AACAAGTGGTGCGCTTTTGTTGTCTTTGACAAACAGCCCCATCTCTTCCGGTACCAGTTTTCTATCACCCCTACTGGTCAACTGCCCAGAGATAGCTAACCGCCCCCGAATACACCAAGCATCTTCCAACAAACCGTCACATATCTTCCCCCTTTTCTACCTCCACCCCTGTCTCATCCTATCATCTCCTCTCACAGAATGGGCAGTGTTTTGGCAGCCAGCTCCCCCAACCCGGCTCCTGCTGGTGGTAGTCCTGGTGGCCCAGGCTTCTCAATGCCCCCAGTATCACCTGTACTGCCTTCAGGCAATGCGGCACCCAGTCAGCAGGTGGAGGCAGAAGGCCCTCTGCCCAACCCTGGCACGTTTGAGGAGTGCCACCGCAAGTGCAAAGGTAAACAGATTAGTCCATGAAATATCTAGAGAAAGTCCTCCACCATGAAGATGAGATCTGTGAATTGAATAGTGCAAATGTAGGCCAACGGCCACTGacatttattttataaataataaaaatgtcCTGCTCCTTCCCTGACTTTTCCAAAATGTTTGTATTTGACACTGCTCATTTGTCAGAATTTTGAAATCACAGAGAAGTATTTAGAGCCTTTTTTTTAccagtttctttttttttctctcacctatTCCCAGCTTAACCTGCCaaaacaatgtgctgtaggatgttggtatcCAGCCAGGCACTAATCTGATGTCTCTCTTtgctcactgaatgaatgacaaatggatGAATGGGCGATAATTGTGCACCTTACTTCACAATTGAATTTAAattaggcctaactgaatgataaggaggttgatttaatttagaaagacaatagtgtaatgtttttttttttatgcgcATTTATCAGCAGCAAATAATTTCACAGCGCGCCTTGGGGGTTGATACTATTCTcatgttttactttgtaaaaataAGCTGTTATGGGACTTTTATATACTATAACTCGATTTAATCACATTTATTGAAAGGGAAGTGAAAACATGCTACATGTTGTATTGTTCTGAAGGCCTACTGCAAAACATATCCATGACTCTATCCAGCAAAGCAAACGATACCAGCCCACTGAATTAATGACGAATGGGCGATAATTGTgcacattacttcacaatgaaatttaaatgaggcctaactgaatgataaggaaggtgaagaggttgatttaatttagAACAACAATGGTGTAATGAATTTGTGTTAAGCCTATCCTTAACTCCAACCAATTTTATGAGCGGGAAACAAACAATGCAAGTGAGCATGCACAGCTGGCCCATTCAAACTATactaaaactaatttcacacataataaGAGTTAGCCTATAGACAAGATTCAATTGACAATAACctgatgagtgacaatattaggcCTATCATTTGTCAAATTGTACATGCTTGTAATTTACAGATGCAGTGAAAGGAGCATCACTTTATCAAATCCTCCTTTAGAGTCACATGCGGGTACAACATTTGGATTACTATATTGTATCGGAGAGCATATTCTGCAGTTTCAGTTACACTTACCTTTATCAGATAACTCCTAATTCAAGAGGCGCAGCTGTATTTCCAAATGTTACTTTTTCTAGGAATATCAGCGCTGtccatgcattcagcacatgaccactcACGCTACAGCATTGCTCTGGCTGCTAAGCAAAAACTACTAACGTAATAAACGTAACATTTTAAATATGCTATTCTTTCGTCAATGGGCGATAGAAACTGATAATGTTGCATGTGACTTAAAGTAACTGAATGATGAGCGTGAAGAGGATGActgaatttagaacaatagtgtaatttTGATAAAATTATAGGAGTTGTTGGGGGTCTAATTGTTTTATAATGGAAGGCTGGAAATTGTATATAATTTCCCCTCAGAGTCAAATCAGACACTGAGTACAAAATACAATGTATGTAGTTCACAATGGCAAGCCGACTCAAATGAATGGACTCACTGACAGCATTGCAACTGTCAGATGTTACTGATTTTAAGAGTCTTCATCTGATTCTGATGTTGACTTCAAGCCTCCAATGCCTGGGCCTCGCTGCAGAAAAACCAGAACAGAGccaggtgagacaggagtctgggagggatggcacggctTGGGTAGAGATGAGTTGATGTGACATGCAGATGTTGCAGCACATCAGATTGTACTGTTGCTCATGCTCACAGAAAAGGAAATAGGTGGAACATGTCTATGGATGAACTCAAAGCATTTATTGCAGTCTTGTATGTCCGCGGCGCATACGGCTGAAAGACAATGGATGTAGAGTCATTTTGGTCTATGGGGTGTACTTTTTCCGGGAGACCATGATACAGCCcgtgatcgaaccagggtctgtagtgacgcctctagcgctgaggtgcagtgccttggaccgctgcgccactcgggagcaataTTCATATGTAAGGGCACAATACAGTGTATGATACAATCAACAAATTAGTTTTTATATCTTGGCATTAAtatatttccacaaatatttatttataCAATTCATCCATTAAAATGAATGCACTGGTGCTTTTGTTTAGGAATACAGCAAATCatttcacctggctggttatgATATTATCCTTTTAGTTTCTACTATGCCAAAAGAAGCTGTACCTGGATGTTATTAATTACTATGACCCTATTACTAATGGAATCTACAAATAAAGATGGTCAAATGGATTACGCTGTTTTTATTATGAGGGAAACAAAAATAGGCCATAGGTCTTTTTTTTTTCTACGACTTGGTCAAGGATGTTTTGTATAATTCTACCATCAACTTTTTATGTATGTGTATTTCTATATGCAATGAATCCTTTATCAAGTGTTGGTGCATATGTTTGCTGCACTTTGCCGGTTGATATGCATATGCTGAAGGTGATGCCCGGCAACATTCTCTAACAGGTACTTATAGGCTGAAAGGCCAGGCAGTTCTAGTGTTAAAGGATTGGTTCACTTTTTTCTAGAACCACATCTATATTGTTGACATAAATGGCATGTGATAGAAGGGTCCAGGCACTTTTATTATCATTTTTGTGTAGCTTTTTCACTTGGTTTTGAGAAACTTAACGCACCCACAATAGACTTCCTTATTGCTCGTTCTGCAGTATGTGGGCTCTGGAAAAACACGAACGAAGGCCCCAAACACATTTTAGAAAGAGCAAAGCTGTCAGTATAGTgctgcaggtctttagatgttgtacacatgaaattgtgtaaTTTTGAACTTTATCTGCAACATTATTAAATATTTGTGATGGTTTCTCTTAGCAGCTGTGCTCCCTCTCCGTGTAGCCCTCACAGCACAGCTGGTAGGGGAAAGCGCTCGAGTCACACAATATGGAACATAACGTTGCGGGTAAAGTTTGGAATTGCACagtttcatgtgtacaacatctaaagacctgcatcactattGGGTGTTTTTGTTTTTCCAGCACCCCCGTAATGCAGAATGAGGAAGTGAGGTTAGTTTCTCAACCAAGTGAAATCGCAGAAACGGGTGTCTGGACCCTTTCTATAACACACAATATACATAAATAACAAAATGGTGAACCACTCCTTTTTAATGATTCTGTGTCTTGATGTCGTAGGCCTACACGTAAACTTAATCAGTTCCCCTTTCTATCTATCTGTCTTTCCAGAGGTGTTCCCCATGCAGATGGAGGGTGTAAGACTAATCGTAAACAAGGGCCTGAGTAATCACTTCCAGGTTAGTAAAGGTCACTACATCTCTATTTTCTACTGGTAAAATGATGTTGTGAATGGCCTTTGATGATCCTGAGCCTCATTTCTTCATTCCATCTAGAGATAGATCTGCCCTGGCAAATAATTTCGAGTATACAACCAAAGATGGTTTAGTTTGAAGATGTgtagaaactgcttctccaatagaactCTCCCCATCACGCTTGTAGGGAatgtcatggcgacgttggctagctaagttCATGCTCAGAAACACGCTGTCGGGTCTAACGGTTGTCTCGCGCcaaactgcgcatgtgcaggcagtcaaatcaaaggcactccttcgacATAGTTGTTTTTGACAAATATaaatgtcagtttgtcactttcatgaggttggagtaataacatgttcagctactTATTAAGACATTGGTTTGAATTTAGGTTTTGCATTTAGTTTGAGAAAATTAACTAAGGAAGAATTtctcttctctcattgacttctcaaaccccggtctggtctgcCGAGTCTGCTTCGGAAGCGTTCCCTGAAGTCTTGCGATGTTGAGCCTCTGGGTTTAGGAACTTTGATAATACGGTGTTAAGATTAGTTCTGGTCTTGCGCTCGTAACCAAATAAGAGAACAACCAAGCTCGTGGGAAGCTTTTGTCTTTTCATTTTACACAACACACAGATGTTTGCTTGAGGAGCATTGCTGACAGAAACATGAAATGTTGTCCTCCCTCTGATCGACCCCATCAGGTGAATCACACAGTAATGCTCAGCACCCTAGGCGATTCCAGTTACAGGTTCGGTGCCACCTATGTGGGAACTAAGCAGATGGGTCCAGCAGAGGTGAGTCTGAGCCAATTAGCTAATACCACAACCTGAAGATTTGTTTGATACATTAGCCCTGTACACACTACAGCTATATAAAGTTGTCACCCTTCATTTGGGTGCTTAAAGGGGTGCTTCGGGATTTTGCCAATGAGGCCTTTTAACTACTTCTCTAGAGTCGGAAGAACTGGtgaataccatttttatgtcgcTGTGTCCAGAATGTAGTTTCGTGAGCCAATGCTcactagtgttagcgcaatgactggaagtctatgggcatctactagcatgctaccacagaaatggtgtctgtgagttcatctgactctggggaagtagataaagagcctcattgccaaaatcccaaagtatatattttttatacagtCAAGTtcacacacactaccagtcaTGAATTACAACTATATTACAGTTATTGTTGCTGGTATTTGTGAAATTAGCTTATTCTGGACAAGTTTTACCTGTACTTTGTAACTATTGTTTACTGTCTGCAGTCCTTCCCAGTCATGGTGGGAGACATGGACAACAGCGGCAGCCTCAATGCCCAGGTCATTCACCAGATCTCCAACAGAGTCCGGTCCAAACTAGCCTTCCAGGTACAGATATTTGGTTTTCTATGGGAGTTTTTGTTTAGTCTGCCATTAACCTTGGCAGTTGAAATTAGGTGATAATAAACAATACTTTGAAGTAGAGCTTCAACGCCTGGACCTTACACTGTCACCAAGCCTCCGAAGTGTATAGCCCATTTGAGTTACTACATCAGACTGATTGATAACATGTTTATCAATGTGTGTCCTGCCATCAGACGCAGCAGCAAAAGTTTGTGAACTGGCAAGGAGATTGTGAGGTCCGAGGAGAGGACTTCACTGCTGCTGTTACCCTGGGCAACCCAGATGTCCTTGTAGGCTCTGGTAAGCTTTGTGAAGGGAGGTATTTTGTAATACTGAAATGTACCACCAACTGTAACTTTATCTTAAGCTTATCATTTTCTCTTACTACTTCATCTTTCAGGTATTATTGTAGCACACTACATCCAGTCCATAACCCCATCCCTGGC
This genomic interval from Salmo salar chromosome ssa27, Ssal_v3.1, whole genome shotgun sequence contains the following:
- the tomm40l gene encoding mitochondrial import receptor subunit TOM40B isoform X1, with the protein product MQCWLFTLRLTRISATSCSEVGSFAQSKWYLKMGSVLAASSPNPAPAGGSPGGPGFSMPPVSPVLPSGNAAPSQQVEAEGPLPNPGTFEECHRKCKEVFPMQMEGVRLIVNKGLSNHFQVNHTVMLSTLGDSSYRFGATYVGTKQMGPAESFPVMVGDMDNSGSLNAQVIHQISNRVRSKLAFQTQQQKFVNWQGDCEVRGEDFTAAVTLGNPDVLVGSGIIVAHYIQSITPSLALGGELVYHRRPGEEGTVMSLAGRYTGSNFIATLTLGGAGAHASYYHKANDTLQLGVEFEASTRMQETSVSFGYQLDVPKANLLFKGSIDSNWVVGATLEKKLLPLPLSLVLGSFLNHKKNKFQCGFGITIG
- the tomm40l gene encoding mitochondrial import receptor subunit TOM40B isoform X2 — encoded protein: MGSVLAASSPNPAPAGGSPGGPGFSMPPVSPVLPSGNAAPSQQVEAEGPLPNPGTFEECHRKCKEVFPMQMEGVRLIVNKGLSNHFQVNHTVMLSTLGDSSYRFGATYVGTKQMGPAESFPVMVGDMDNSGSLNAQVIHQISNRVRSKLAFQTQQQKFVNWQGDCEVRGEDFTAAVTLGNPDVLVGSGIIVAHYIQSITPSLALGGELVYHRRPGEEGTVMSLAGRYTGSNFIATLTLGGAGAHASYYHKANDTLQLGVEFEASTRMQETSVSFGYQLDVPKANLLFKGSIDSNWVVGATLEKKLLPLPLSLVLGSFLNHKKNKFQCGFGITIG